The Veillonellaceae bacterium genome includes the window AACTGCTTGCGAAAGTTCCGCCAAAGGCAGTAAAGTCGCCGAAGGCTATTCACCCATTTGCTGTCATAAGCCGGGTGAGCGAGGCTAGTCCTAAAGTTGCCCTAACATTTGATGACGGAGGGAGTAGTTATAGGGTAGATACTATTCTTGATGTTTTAAGGGCTAATGAGGTTCACTCGACCTTTTTTTTATCTGGTGATTGGGCAGAAAACAACCCAAACTTGGTACGTAAAATAGCAGAAGAAGGGCATGAGATTGCCAACCATTCATATTCGCATCCAGTTTTTTCTTGGCTTGGGGCGGATGCCATCGCAGCTGAGCTTATTAGTACGGAAACTGCGTTAAAGAAAGGTATAGGTGATGCGCCGGCAAGATATTTCCGTCCGCCTTATGGAGATTATAACAATTATGTAATAGAGGAGGTTAGAAACCTAGGCTATGAAGCTATTGTTTTATGGGACGTTGATACCCGGGACTGGAGTGGGTTATCCTCAGAAACTATAATAAATAGGGTTATTAGTCAAGTAACGGGCGGTTCAATTGTTCTTTTTCATCTCCACGCTCCAGGAACGCCCGATGCATTAAGTCAGATAATACCGCTTTTAAAAGATCGTGGCTATGTGTTGACTACTGTTGGAGCAATATTAGAAAGTGTATGACCTAGGTCTAATGTGGTGGTGTATTAAGTGAGGAAAAAATTCTTATTGATTTTATGTTGACAATAATCTATTTCGATTATATAATATACAAGTAATCGCTGATGTGACTCCGTAGCTCAGCTGGATAGAGCGTTTGACTACGAATCAAAAGGTCGCAGGTTCGAATCCTGCCGGGGTCGCCATTATTAGCACCAGAAAAAATCTGGTGTTTTGTTTTCGCTAAGCCTGTTCCGAAAGGGTAAAAAACGAAAAAATAATCGTTGACATAAACTTAGCAGCATGATATAATGGAATTCGTCGTCAGGGACAAAAACATGGTGGCTGTGGTGAAGCGGTTAACACGGCGGATTGTGGCTCCGTTACTCGAGGGTTCGAATCCCTTCAGTCACCCCATTTATTTAACAATTATTACAATGTATATATAGGGGCGTAGCCAAGTCGGTAAGGCAACGGACTTTGACTCCGTCATGCGTTGGTTCGAGTCCAGCCGCCCCTGCCATTGATGTTACTAATGACCCACTAGCTCAGTCGGTAGAGCACCTGACTTTTAATCAGGGTGTCGATGGTTCGAGTCCATCGTGGGTCACCATTTAAAATTCAATACATGCGGGAGTGGCGGAATTGGCAGACGCACCAGACTTAGGATCTGGCGGGTGACCGTGGGGGTTCAAGTCCCTTCTCCCGCACCAATTCAAACAATGATAAGGCTTACAGAGCAAACTGTAGGTCTTTTTACTTTTTGCCTTGATTTCCAAATGCAATGGGAGGCAGAGCTATTAGCCAGCCTTGAGCATATGCCTACATTTACTTATCTTATTAAAAAAAGACTAGCAAAGTAAGCAGCTTTATGTTATCATGTAATAGTTGCAACACACCAATATATGCGGGAGTGGCGGAATTGGCAGACGCACCAGACTTAGGATCTGGCGGGTGACCGTGGGGGTTCAAGTCCCTTCCCCGCACCAATTTTTCTAAATGCATGCTTTAGGCTTTCAGGAATTTGTCCTGAAAGCCTTTTTATTTTATCTACCAGGTTTTAATGAATATAATTCCGGTGACAGAAATGCAGTCAGTGCTTGTTCTTTTGCCATGGCAAAGAAGATAGCAGGATATTGCTAATGTAAATATCTAGTAATATAATGACCTTAAAGGAGATAAGGGAGTGAGGGCGTGAACAAAGAAAAGTGCTGCTCCGGAATGGCGGTTGAGCTGAAGGGTTGCAGCAAGAGTAATAATAGTAGCTTAGATGAACCCGCCGAGAAAAAAACCCTTATTGAGTTTATGTTTATTGATTTAACAACGTGTGACCGTTGTATTGGCACTGATGCCAGTTTAGACGAGGCGATTGGCGAGGCGTCACTGTTTCTGCGTAATATCGGATATAATGTTGAAGTGCGGAAGACTTTAGTAGAAGATGAACAGCAGGCAGAGGCGTTGGGATTTATCAGTTCGCCGACAATTCGAATTAACGGGCGCGATATCCAACTCGATATTAAAGAGAGTCGGTGCAGCTGCTGCGGGGAAATTGCCGGGCAGGATATTGATTGCCGGGTTTGGATTTGGCAGGGTAGAGAATACACTGCGCCGCCCAAGGCCATGATTATTGACGCCATACTTCGCAATATCTATGGAGCTAAGAGAACCATGGTTTTGCCGCAGAGGCCTAAGCAGGTTCCGGATAACTTAAAGCGCTTTTTTGCTGCGGTTTCTAAACAAAAGCAATAATATAGTGCGAAAAAATAAACACCAGAAATCTGGTGTTTAAACGTAATACTAATTAACATTTCCCCAAGTCATATTGGGTTCGGTATATTCAGGCGGCGTTATATTGATAAATTCAGATTGGCCGTTATTCAGGACCTGCAGGTCAATGGTACCGAGCTTAAGTCTTTTGGGGCCATAGACACATACGCGGAGATTAACCAATGCGCCTTTATCGGTTTCGATGATTGCCTTTCCGGTTGACTTACCCGCCATAACGATGACTTCTGATTTTTCTTTGCTGGGTGAATCACCTCGGCTCCAAATAAGTTTAATACTTTCCGGTTTGGCCAAGTCGGTATCTTTTGTTAAGAAAGTATAATTCCAAAATATATTAGCCTGATCAATGTTAACGTTAACTGAGAGTTTTGCTTTAGGTTTTTCCAGTGACGGTGCTGCCTGAGCTGGGGATAGGACTAGGAACGAAGCGGCAAGCAAGACAAAACAACATAATGTAAAGCGTAGTAGCTGTTTCAATGTTGGTTACCTCCATCAATAGCTTTATTCCAAGTATATCATAATTTTACACTTAGTACCATAATAGAAAAAGTTTAGAACCTGTTTTATAATTGTATGATATAATAGTGACCATATTTATGTAGCTGGAGGATGACATTGTGACAAAAGAAGAAATTACAGCAATGAAGCCGGGGCGGGATCTTGATGTTAAGGTTGCATTAGCAGTGATGGATTATATGTGGCTTACGCACCTGATTCATTTTAGTGAAGAAATGACTGTTAAATGGTTAGGGACGCAGGCCGACCTTGCCGAATCCAAGGGAGCCTTTGTAGCTGTAAAGCCAGAGAAAGTATATGCTTTAAAGTTGCGTGACAGATTTGATGAGGCTGTTCCCCAATATTCTACTGATGCCAACGCTGCGAGGCTGGTTATTGAAAAATTAGCTGCTAGCGGCTATCAGCTTGCAGGTGATATGAGTCCGGAACAAATCTGCAAAGCAGCTTTAGAAAAAGTTGCATTATAATTACGCGCAAGATTAAAGATCGGTGTTAGAGCTGAGCCTAACGCCGATCTTTTATTTATAATTCAATGAGGATATATTGGTAAAAAATCACATAGAATGCACCGAGCCTTGAAAATGCTAATCATATGAGGTGATAAGATGTCCATGCCGAAAATTCTTGGGGTGGCTACAGCGGTGCCGAAACATGCTGTTAACCAAGACGAGGTAAAGCAATTTGTCGCTGCTATGTTTAACGACAATTTCCATGGGCTTGGGCGAATGTTGTCCATTTTTGATAATGGCAATATAAAAACTCGGTACTTCTCTTGTCCGCTCGATTGGTATTCGAAACCCCATTCGTTCAATGAAGCAAATAACCAGTTCGAAAAAACGGCGCTCGAGCTTGCAATCAATGCGGTCTCGTCGGCAATTGAACGTGCTGGGGTAGATCCCCAAGATATTAGCGGCGTGGTATTTGTAACTTCAACGGGTATTACTACTCCTACCTTAGATGCAAAGCTTATTCAGAAGTTAGGCTTATCTTTTCATTCCGTTCGTCTCCCTGTATGGGGATTGGGCTGTGCCGGCGGGATAAGCGGGCTGGCTCGAGCAGCTGAGATGGCTAATTCGCTGCCGAGTAGCTATGTAGTAGTTGTTTCGGTTGAATTATGCAGTATTACCTTTCAGCAAAACGACTTTTCTAAGTCAAATTTAGTTGGCACAAGTATTTTTGCTGATGGAGCTGCCGCCGCAGTGTTGGGGTTAAATGGGGCGGGGCCGGAAATAATCGGAAGCTACAGCACCTTGTTTCCGGATACTGAGGACATTATGGGATGGGATGTTGTTGAAACAGGGCTGAAAGTTCGCTTTTCCCGGGATATACCAAGTATTATTAGGCGGCATCTGCCCAAGTTATTAGATGAGGCCTGCAGCTGCTGGGGGCTGACACAGGCAGAAATAAATCATTATATTGTTCACCCGGGCGGGGCCAAAGTCCTTACGGCCTATAACGAAAGTCTTGGCCTTATTAACGGTGAGCTGGCTGAAGCTGAGGACATCCTTAAACACTATGGCAATATGTCGAGTGCGTCAGTTTTCTTTGTTTTAGAGCAGTTTTTAGCAAACACTTCTGCTAATAATAGCTACGGCGTTATGTTGGCGCTAGGGCCTGGTTTTAGCGCAGAGCAGGTGTTATTCCGATGGTAGTAACTTGTAGTCTTATCTTAGTGGCTGTTATAATTATTGAAAGAATCTTTGAAATTAGGCTGGCGGCTCGTAATCGAAGAATTGTATCAGCAATGGGGGTCAAAGAATACGGTCGCAAGCATTATCCCTTGATGGTGCTGCTTCACACTGGCTGGCTGTTTGGGTGGCTGTCAGAAGCGCTGTTATATAACCGTTTGAGTGAAGTATGGTATGTATGGCTTGCTTTATTTTTACTGGCTGAAATTTTGCGCTATTGGTGCATATTAAGTTTGGGACAATTTTGGAATACTCGGATTTTTGTTGTTCCGGGTACCCGCCTTGTACAGCGAGGTCCTTATCGGTTTATGACTCATCCTAATTATTTGGCGGTATCGGTTGTTTTATTAAGT containing:
- a CDS encoding polysaccharide deacetylase family protein — encoded protein: MKVLTMLLLWYFTLMGTVYAEPGEIIDNVAITGKAVAISVEDIRTAAELESVVAIGEMEQIKMTFFLSGQFIEKNAVLVKKTSDKGYEFGNYGLTMKYWGQLRDDEIAKELTGAGEILQNTLGVSAKFVRPPYNYYENDFLKAAYANFLSVIRGLDTSDWTINSPQAIIDKIKNSAASGDIISINMKAKHSAAALPEVIRELKGMGFEIVTVSQLLAKVPPKAVKSPKAIHPFAVISRVSEASPKVALTFDDGGSSYRVDTILDVLRANEVHSTFFLSGDWAENNPNLVRKIAEEGHEIANHSYSHPVFSWLGADAIAAELISTETALKKGIGDAPARYFRPPYGDYNNYVIEEVRNLGYEAIVLWDVDTRDWSGLSSETIINRVISQVTGGSIVLFHLHAPGTPDALSQIIPLLKDRGYVLTTVGAILESV
- a CDS encoding DUF2703 domain-containing protein — encoded protein: MNKEKCCSGMAVELKGCSKSNNSSLDEPAEKKTLIEFMFIDLTTCDRCIGTDASLDEAIGEASLFLRNIGYNVEVRKTLVEDEQQAEALGFISSPTIRINGRDIQLDIKESRCSCCGEIAGQDIDCRVWIWQGREYTAPPKAMIIDAILRNIYGAKRTMVLPQRPKQVPDNLKRFFAAVSKQKQ
- a CDS encoding stilbene synthase, translating into MSMPKILGVATAVPKHAVNQDEVKQFVAAMFNDNFHGLGRMLSIFDNGNIKTRYFSCPLDWYSKPHSFNEANNQFEKTALELAINAVSSAIERAGVDPQDISGVVFVTSTGITTPTLDAKLIQKLGLSFHSVRLPVWGLGCAGGISGLARAAEMANSLPSSYVVVVSVELCSITFQQNDFSKSNLVGTSIFADGAAAAVLGLNGAGPEIIGSYSTLFPDTEDIMGWDVVETGLKVRFSRDIPSIIRRHLPKLLDEACSCWGLTQAEINHYIVHPGGAKVLTAYNESLGLINGELAEAEDILKHYGNMSSASVFFVLEQFLANTSANNSYGVMLALGPGFSAEQVLFRW